One Ranitomeya variabilis isolate aRanVar5 chromosome 4, aRanVar5.hap1, whole genome shotgun sequence genomic window, AGCGCTGCAGCCATTCACTAAGCTCAGCGGATATAGGCAGCCTGAGCTAGCCAATTAGCTGCAGCACAGTCAACAAAACGAAACCGCTGCAGCCAAAGTGATAGAGATGCAACGTTGGACCTGGGTATGAGTAATATGCAATTTGGCCTTTTACACCTAACTATGCCTGTGGGCAGAAGATCGCCGATATCTTACCCGACTCCCTCCGCCAGACTGGGGAAAGTCAGTGCAGAGCTCCTTCAGCAGTTGGGTGGTCTCGTTGGGCACGTGGGACATGAGGATTTTCCCGTAACACTTCATATTGCTCTCCGCTTGAGGAAAGGGGAGACGTCCGATGTATCGCAGAGCTTCTTGAAAGTTCTGTAAGGGAGACAAGACATGAAAAGCTGCGTCACGTCTTCATCACCATAACCCACATTATACAGTCCCTATAAAGTCACCTTAATGTCCTCCAGTTGGATCTTCAAGTACCATTCATGATGGGCGTGCTTTTCTGCCAAATAAAGGGCATGCGAGTGGTAGCCAGCTTGCCGAAGAACTTTGATTGCTATTTCCACATCAAAATGGACTTCCCCCTCACTTGCCTAGCagcaaaagtggaaaaaaaaccctAAGTATTTTACATCCTTCCATGGCGGCAAGATGCGGCTGAAGCAAGTGTGGCTTTACCTTGATGAATTTTTCTAAGCGGGCGCTGTCCTTCAGCTTGGTATAGCAGTTCAGCAGCAGCGTGGTGTGATCGGCGTTGGCCAGAGATTGCTGATGCAGGGCCTGCAGGTACGCCGTCAAGTTGTGAATGCGCTGGGCATCGAGGAATTTCCGGATGACATAGGAAGGCTCCAGCTTCCCAATCGTTCTAATAAAGGGAGACAAGGGGTTAAGCATCAGCAAATATGGGGTTTTTCCTAAAACCTCCTCTTGTtcgaagagccataacttttttttattattttccagtGACAGATATGAATGTTTGTGCCACAGCAAACGATCAGCTCCATGAAACTGTATCGTGGCATTGTGATGGTGGATCAATGGCCCCCAAATCAGCCCCCCCACCATGATCACAGACCCCCTAAATGCTGCTTAGGTTAGCGGTCCTCCCTACATGAAGAAGGAGAGGAGATACCGTATATACTGCTGGATGGCTCCATCGTGGTCTCCTTTGCTGTACAGGTGGTCTCCGTACTGCCGGAAGATCTCAGACAACCCATCACTGTCCAAGTGTTGACCCTTCGCCAAAGATATGGCCATAACGTACAGATTCTTCCTGAAGAGCATctgaagaagcaaaaaaaaaaattattctgcaaCTCCGGCTATTGAGCAAAAGCAAAAATCCCCCCTCCCCAGTGCCCACTGGTCCCCTCACCAGCACCCATGCCCATTGGTCCCCTCCCCGGCGCCCGTGCCCACTGGTCCCTTCCCCAGCGCTCACTGGTCGCTCCCGCTCTCCATCCACACAGAACTTCGGGCCCAGCGATAACACATTTATCATCTATCCCGATAAATTCTTTTAGTCCGGTCAGAGAACCCCCTGGACTTTCCAATCTACCCCTCATACCCATAACAGCATCTGCCTTTTATAATGACTGCCGCAGTCACAATCATGCAGCACTCTATATTGGATCCAGTTCCCACAGGAGCAGCCTCGTCCGTTCCTGGAGAATATCTGCGCACCTCCAGCTTGGTCTGCGTGTCCTTCTCGTGTAACGCCTGCAGGACTCCATCATGTTTGAGGACATAGAGAGAGCCCCACTCGGCCAGGACGTCCACCACATCATTGAGAACACAGCTGTAAGCGATAAACTTGTTCCCCAGGTCGTAGATGGTCAGCGTCTGCCTGTCAGCTGCGTGGCTGTCTGCACGTCCAGCAAAATCCGATCTGTAATCAGGAAAATGTGCGACAGATGAGATCAGCGCTGCCGATCAATTCATCTTATTTTTGCATTTTCGATGCTCATGGAGTTTTATTTTCGTACCTTTCTCTGGAGACGATGACGAGATATCCGCGATACCAATGCACTATCAGCTTCTGTCCTTCGAATGCAAAGCAGGGTCCCCTCTCATCTGTCTGGTAGAGATACACGCACTCGTTGCCGGCCACGATGAACTGCATGTCCTGGGAAGGGTCGGACAGCGCGGAGCAGCGCAGGCTGCAGCCGTGAGAGTCCAGTTCGGTGTACGGGTAATCCTTCTGGCTGAGCTCGTACGCCTGAAAGAAAAGGATCCAGAGTCACAGTTATTGGGAGGCAGAAGCTCGGCTCGCTCTGTGCTCATGGCCAAGGTGAGCCATCGCTGCGGAGAGGTCAGCACTAGGCGTAGCAAACATCCTCTGTTATTATCGAGGCTTCGGAGAGGAAGGACGGCCTCAAGTGATCCCCCTATAGAGGAGCGCTCCCTCTGACGGCCATGTTCCCAATCCCCTCCCCGAACATTGGTCAAATAGCCAGGAAAGAAGGGAGAGCAATGCCTAACATGAGGGAAATTACTTTACCCTGACGCTTTCGGTTGTGACCACAAAAAGATGGGTGGTCTTGCCGGTTTGTCTGAACGCCATGCCTGTGACTGGATAACTCCCCTCCTGCAGGATCTGCGTCTTACTATGTCTGTCTCGGGTTATATCGCCTTTGGTTAAGACGACGCTTCCATCTGTGAAACCTTCAGGAAAGAAAatgaaaaaacactgatgaaatagTGAAGAACGCAGTCCACTCAAACACTAAGGGGCAGCTCATCACGGGCACTAATGGTACACAGGATATTCCAGACATGTCCAAGATGTAGCGGACCCTTCTCACCCCAGCAGCTACCTCTCCCCCACCTAGCCCAGACGCCCCCACCCCAGCAGACATCTCTACCCCACCCAGCCCAGGCGGTCCCCTTAACAACCCCCCAGCAGACACCTCTCCCGCCCCATTCCCGGAGGCCACCCTTCTCCTTCAGGACACATTAGAAGCTGGGATTGCGGGACCCCTGCTGAATAGAGGCACGAGTACCAGAGATAATACCCGCATCTAGGTTTACACTGGAAGTTGGAAAGGGGGGAAAGACGGTTTGCACAAAAATATTCTTCCTTTCTACAACAGTCTCTCATGTTCGGTACTTACCGATGGCCATAAAGTTGAGGTTTTCGTGGACGGTGATGCACGATACGACTGTCGGTTTGTTACCGGGAATAGCAGGAAAGATCCTGGTGCACAGCGGGTTTCCTCCATCGCGCTTATCCAGGTTCCAAACTTTGACCTGGGAAATGTGAACACATCGAAAACAGATATAAAGCAGGAGGAAGAAGGAAAACTAGAAGATCTGCACTTACTTATTAttctttgcttatatagtgccgtcatattccacagcgctttacagacattatcatcactgcccccaaaggggctcacaatcaaattccctatcagtaagtctttggagtttgggaggaaaccagagaacccgaaggaaacccacacaaacatggggagaacatacaaactccttgcagatgttgtccttggtggaatttgaacccaggaccccagtgctgcaaagctacagcagtgctagccactgagccaccgtacatgtgctaactactgagccacactgtacatagtgctaaccactgagccaaaatAGAGTGAGTTCTTAGTATTCAGGTCCCATGTTAAGGTCCAAGATAACCACTTTTCGATCTATCATAAAGTCACTTCAACTATGGTGTAAATTctgttggtgaaaaaaaaaaaaa contains:
- the VPS11 gene encoding vacuolar protein sorting-associated protein 11 homolog codes for the protein MAAYLQWRRFAFFEKEPVRLTGEGGKPLTLPPGLTVCDSGRGSLLFGDMSGQIWFLPRSLQLSSFQAYKLRVTHLHQLKQHNILVSVGEDEEGVNPVVKVWNLDKRDGGNPLCTRIFPAIPGNKPTVVSCITVHENLNFMAIGFTDGSVVLTKGDITRDRHSKTQILQEGSYPVTGMAFRQTGKTTHLFVVTTESVRAYELSQKDYPYTELDSHGCSLRCSALSDPSQDMQFIVAGNECVYLYQTDERGPCFAFEGQKLIVHWYRGYLVIVSRERSDFAGRADSHAADRQTLTIYDLGNKFIAYSCVLNDVVDVLAEWGSLYVLKHDGVLQALHEKDTQTKLEMLFRKNLYVMAISLAKGQHLDSDGLSEIFRQYGDHLYSKGDHDGAIQQYIRTIGKLEPSYVIRKFLDAQRIHNLTAYLQALHQQSLANADHTTLLLNCYTKLKDSARLEKFIKASEGEVHFDVEIAIKVLRQAGYHSHALYLAEKHAHHEWYLKIQLEDIKNFQEALRYIGRLPFPQAESNMKCYGKILMSHVPNETTQLLKELCTDFPQSGGGSRANPEEFIPIFANNPCELKTFLEHMTKVQSDSPQGVYDTLLELRLQNWAHEKDPQAKQQLQNDAMTLLKSGRFKTVFDKALVLCQMHNFQKGVLYLYEQGKLFQQIMHYHMQNDQYQEVIEACKQYGEQESCLWEQALSYFARKEEDCKEHIATVLRHIESKNLMPPLLVVQTLAHNSTATLSVIRDYLINKMQKLSQQSEEDERTVQQYREDTARIRQEIHELRNSPKIFQKTKCSICSSALELPSVHFLCGHSFHQHCFESYAESDSDCPTCLPENRQVLDMIRAQEEKKDLYDHFQHQLKCANDGFNVVAEYFGRGVFNKLTLITDAPGGRTAAAKDVGLQRDLLINTRRNV